CAGCGCCTCGGAGACCGGGTAGAGCATCTGCTCCACGCCGGTGGCCGGGGCCGCCTTCCGCTCCTGGTTGATCGCCACCGGGTCGTGCAGCAGGTCGCGCGACAGGCGCGCGATCGGCTCGGGCATGGTGGCGGAGAACAGCATCGTCTGCTTCTTCGCCGGCAGGTGCGCGAGCACGCGCTTGATGTCCGGCAGGAAGCCCATGTCGAGCATGCGGTCGGCCTCGTCGAGGACGAGCATCTCGATCCCGTCCAGCCGCGCGTACGGCATGCGCAGGTGGTCGAGCAGCCGGCCCGGCGTGGCGACGAGGATGTCGACGCCGCGGCGGAACGCGGCCTCCTGCGGCCCCATGCCGACGCCACCGAACACGGCCGCGCCCGTCACCTTGGTGTGGGCGGCCAGCGCGCGCAGGTGCTCCTCGATCTGGGCGGCCAGCTCACGCGTCGGCGTGAGGATGAGCGCGCGGGTGGTGCCGCGCGGCCGGTCGATCAGCCGCTGGACGATCGGGAGGAGGAAGGCGGCGGTCTTGCCGCTGCCCGTCATCGCGCAGGCCAGGAGGTCGCGTCCGGCGATGGCCGGCGGGACCGACTGCTGCTGGATGGGGGTCGGGGCGGCGAAGCCCATCGACTGCACGCCGCGGAGCAGCGAGGGGTGAAGCTCGAAAGACGAGAACGACATCGACTGGGACGGAGGGGACGACACACGGCAACGCGCCGCTGGCAGGGTCAGAGGCCCTCGGCCAACGGCGCGCGCACCGTGAACTAATGTTACCGCACCAGAGACAACCGTTGCACCCCTGACACACCCCGAATACGTGCCGAACTGACCGCGTGGCCGACCCGTCCCCGCCTCCGCCCCCATCGCCGCCCCCCGCGCCCCGGCCGCCGGCCGAACGGCCGGTGCCCCGCGGCTGTCACCCGCTCGTGTTCGGCATCGTGATGGCCACGATCCAGCTCGCCATCACCCTGTACTTCATGGGGAACTGCTGAGCACGTCCAGCAGCTCGCGGGCGAGCGCCGCGTAGGCGCGGGCCGCGGACGTGCCCGGGGCGAACAGCATCGCCGGGCGCGCGAGCGGGGCGCCGGTCCCGACCCGGACCGATCGGGCCATCGGCAGCGTGGCGTGGAGCAGCGCGCCGGGCGCGACCGCGTCGACCTTCTCGACGAGCCCCCACCGGTCCGCCTCGCGCGGCACGAGGCGGGCGAGCGCGGCGCGGAGACGGGGTGCCGGCGACGCGTCGTCGACGAGCGCGGCGACGTCGCGCAGCACCCGGAGCGAGAGCGGCGTCGCATCCACGGGGACGAGCACGAGGTCCGCGGCGCGCACCGCCGCGGTCGTCGACGGACCGAGTCGCGCCGGCGGGTCGACGACGAGGATCTCGCCGGGCGCAGCGTGCAGCGTGTCGGCGGCGACGAGGCGCACGGCGCGCGGCGCCCACGGCAGCGGCTCGGCCAGCGCCCGCGACGAGGCGCCGTCGGCGTCGGCGAGGGCGACGGGCACGTCGAGCGCGGCGAGTGCCGCGGCGAGGTTCGCGGCGACGGTGCTCTTCAGGTTCGCGCCGCCCGCGCCGACGATGGTCACGACACGAGCGCCGGCGTGCCTAACGCTCATGGCCGATACGTGGCTTTCGTTTCGACGCGCAACGTCCGTCCTGTCTCCGCTCAGCGCCGCCCGAACGCGACGTCGGTGCCGAGGTAGAACGCGCGGCGCGCGCCCGGCTCGAAGTAGCGCGCGCCCGCGGCGTTCACCGTCACCGCGGTGACGTAGCGCGCATCCAGCGCGTTGGTCACGCCGACGAACGGCGCGATCGACACGCCGCGCATCGAGAGCGCGTCGGTCAGCGCGCGCGCGTCGACGAGCGCGTAGCCGGCGGCCCACGCGCGGTTCACGTCGTTCGCCGGCATGCGGTCCTGCGCGCGCAGATCCACGGCGACGAGCCCGCGGTGCGCCGCGCGCAGGAGCGCCGAGAAGTCGAACCGCCGCGGCGAGACGCCGGGGATGCGGAGCCCCGCGTACGACGTGTCGCGCACCGTGTACTGCTGGAAGCGCGCGTCGACCACGGTGTACGCGGCGCGCAGCGTGAGCGCGTCGCCGACGACGGCCTGCGCCGCGGCCTCGACGCCGCGGTGGCGCGCGCGTCCGGCGTTGCGGAAGAACTGCCGCCCCGCGGCGCCGGGGACCTCGAACGGCACGAGCGCGTCGCGCACGATGGTGTGATAGGCGGCGAGCTGCCACGACGCGGCGACGCGATCGCCGACCACCGCGGCGCCCTTGAGCCCCGCCTCGAGCGAGCGCGCGCGCTGCGGGTGGAGGTCGGGATTGAAGCCCCCCGCGCCGGTCGGGCGGTTCGCGAGCTCGGTCGTGGTCGGTGTCTCGAACGACGTGCTGGCGTTCGCGTACACGCTGGCCGCGCGCGCGATCTCCACGCTCACGCCCAGCGACGGCGTGGTGGCGGAGAGCGTGCGCGCGCCGGAGTCGTCGGGGTTCGTCGCGCTCACGAGGCGGTCGTCCGCCGCGAAGCGCACGCGGTCGTGCCGCAGCCCGGCGAGCGCGACGACGCGCGGACCGAGCGTCGCGTCGGCCTGCGCGAACAGCGCGCCGCTCGTCACGTGCTCGAGCTGGTCGAGCGTGCGCGCGCCGCGCACGCCGGAGGCGTTGCCGAAGTTCTGCCGGTCGTCGCGCTGGCGTTGCAGCTCGCCGCCTAACGTGACGCGTCCGCCGACCTCGGGCCGCCACGTATCGGATGCGGTCCACGCCGCGCGCGCGCCGCCGGCGCGGCGGTCGAGCGCGACGATGCTCACGGGGATCGGGTTGCTGAGCCGGCGGCGCAGTCCCCACGCGGACGCGTCGATCGCGCCGACGCCGACGTCGCGCCGCCAGCCGAGTCCGAGCTGGCCGTGCTTCCCCGCCTCGCCGGTCTGCTGCCGCACGTTGTTCGCGAACGCGCGCGCCGGGTCGACGCCGAGCAGCGAGTCGGAGAGCGCGCCCGGGTTGTGCGCGTCGTAGTCGACCCACGCGCCGCTCGCGCGCAGCGCGCCCCACCCGCTCGCCGCGTTCCCGGCGTCCGCGCGCCCCGTGACGCGCGTGGACCGCTGGTCGCTCCACTGGCGGAAGCCGTCGTACGCGAGGCGGCTCGCGCCTAACGACCAGCCGACGCCGCCGTCCTGCCCGCCGACCGTGGCCTGGAGCCGCGACAGCCCGTCGGCGCCGCCGAGCGCGCGCACGCTCGCGGCGAGCGTGGAGTCGGGCGGCGGCGCGCTCTCGAGCAGCACGACGCCGCCCGCCGCGTTGCCGTACAGCGCCGACGCCGGTCCCCGCTCGACCTCGGCCCCGCCTAACGTGCCGAGCTCCACGTGGTTCAGCGACGTCTGGCCGTCGGGCATCGTGGCCGGCACGCCGTCGACGATCACCTTCACGCCGCGCACGCCGAACTGCGTGCGCGCGCCGAAGCCGCGGATGGAGATGCGCTCGCCGAGCGCGGCGTTGAAGCGATTGTCGACCTGCACACCGGGAACGCCGCGCAGCGCCTCGTCCACCGCGAACCCGGCGCGTGCCGTCTGCGCCGCGTCGCGTCCCACGGTGGACACGGCGTACGGCGCGCGCACCAGCGGCACGGGCGCGCGCAGCACCGTCGTCACGACCGCGGGCAGGCGTGCCGCGCGCCTCGTGACGCGTGACGCGCTGTCGGCGCGAGCGCTGTCGACGCGAGCGGTGTCGCGCGGCGGCTGCGCGGCCGACAGCGAGGGCAGGAGGGCAAGAGCGCAGGAGGGCAGGAGCCATCGCCCTCCGACACCCTCGTGCCCTCGTGCCCTCGTGCCCTCGTGAGCTGTATGCATCATCCCACGACTCCCAGCCGCCGCAAGCGACGCCAGTCGAGGAACACGAGCACCGTGCACAGCGTGATCGTGATCGCCGAGACGAGGCACCACGGGCAGAAGCCGTGCAGGATGACGAACTCCGCGTACTTCAGCCGAACCGTGAACGCGAGCGCGGGGAAGATGAGCGCCATGAGCGCCAGCGTCGGCCACTTCTCGTCCTCCCAGCGCGGCGCCGTGCCGAGCAGCGCGACGACGAACAGCAGCGCGTAGCCGACGGCGCCGATGAGCGCGACGTCGACGCCGAGGAACCAGCCGTAGCGGCTTCCCTGCACGTACTCGCAGCCGTGCGCGCCGCCGCACGCGAGCGTGCCCGCGAGTCCCAGCTTCCACAGGTGCAGGTACAATGCGACGAGCCCCGAGATCAGGCTGCCGAGCGCGATCGTCATGCGGTAGATCATGCCGAAGCTTGTCCTGCGTCCTGCGCGAACGGTAGCCGCCGCCCGTCCCACCACGACTTCACCGCCGCACCGAGGATGATCGTCGCGCCGCCCGCGAGAGCGAGCGGTGCCGGTCGCTCGCCGTGCACCAGCCACGCCCACAGCGGATTGAGCGCCGGCTCCACGAGCAGGATCGTCGACGCCGCGAGCGCCGGCACGTGCGGCATCGCGGTGCTCATGAGGAAGTACGCGAGCCCGATCTGCACCGCGCCGAGGTAGAGCACCACGACGACGTCCGCCGCGTGTACCGGCGGCAGCGGGAGCGCCATCGGCAGCGCGACGAGGCACGCGAGCACGTTGCCGGCGATGACGGTCGTGATCGCGTCGTCGCTCGCGCCGCTCGGCGCCTCGGTCGCCGCCTCGTCAGCGGTCGCGCTGAGCGATTCGGCCGGTACTCGGCCGCGCCCGACCCACCGCAGGCCGAGCACGACGCCGGCGTAGCCGACGCCGCTGATCGCGGCGAGCACGTTCCCGCGCGCGGGGTCGGGCGCGGTCGCCTGCGGCCGGTCGGCGCCGACGAAGAACAGCGCCATCCCGAGCGCGACGACGCCCATGAACACGAGATCCTCGCGCGTGGCCCGCTCGCGGAGCACGAGCGGGCCCGCGAGCAGCACCCACAGCGGCGCCGTCGACTGCAGGAAGATCGCGTTCGCCGCGGTGGTGAGCTTGTTCGCGATGACGAACAGCGTGAGCGTCATGGCGTACGCCAGCGCGACGACCAGCACGCGCCATCCCCACCGGCGGCGCGCGGCGGGCACGAACAGCCACACGGCGACGGCGGCGACGCCCGAGCGGAAGCAGGAGACCTGCCACGCGCCGAGCATCGTCCACTTGATGCCGGCGCCGCCGGTGGAGAACAGCAGCGCGGTGGCGAGCAGCCGCAGGCGTGCGGCGACGCCGCTGAGTGACATGCAGGATCGGTGAGGGTCTCGGAGCGCCGTTCAGGACTCCACGCACGTGTTTCTGAAGGACGAAAGAGGACTGAAGAAGGACTGAAGAAGGACGACATCTCTTGTTGGTCCTTCTTCAGTCCTTCTTCAGTCCTCCTTCAGTCCTACGAAAGCCACGTACGTGGAGTCATGCGTCGCGCATCACCGCGCGAAGTCGCTCCACCGCCGCACCGCCTTCACGCACGCCGGCCACACCTGTCCGCGCGGCATCACGCGCTGGTCGCGCGCGACGGTCTGCGAATCCTCCGACGCGAGGTACGCGAGCATGGCGACGAGCGTCGCGTTGTTCTTCACGTCGTCGAGCCACAGCTTGTCGTACGTGTCGCGGTTCGTGTGCCACGTGTACGTGCCGTAGTCCCACGACAGCGAGCCGAGGCCGAAGCCGGGCGCGCCGTAGCAGGCGAACGACGCGTTGTCGCTGCCGCCGCCCGCCGGCGAGCCGGGGAAGCTGAACGTGAGGTACTGCGAGATCTCCGCCGGCAGCCGCGACGCCCAGCGCCCCCACGCCT
This DNA window, taken from Gemmatirosa kalamazoonensis, encodes the following:
- a CDS encoding TonB-dependent receptor family protein, yielding MTTVLRAPVPLVRAPYAVSTVGRDAAQTARAGFAVDEALRGVPGVQVDNRFNAALGERISIRGFGARTQFGVRGVKVIVDGVPATMPDGQTSLNHVELGTLGGAEVERGPASALYGNAAGGVVLLESAPPPDSTLAASVRALGGADGLSRLQATVGGQDGGVGWSLGASRLAYDGFRQWSDQRSTRVTGRADAGNAASGWGALRASGAWVDYDAHNPGALSDSLLGVDPARAFANNVRQQTGEAGKHGQLGLGWRRDVGVGAIDASAWGLRRRLSNPIPVSIVALDRRAGGARAAWTASDTWRPEVGGRVTLGGELQRQRDDRQNFGNASGVRGARTLDQLEHVTSGALFAQADATLGPRVVALAGLRHDRVRFAADDRLVSATNPDDSGARTLSATTPSLGVSVEIARAASVYANASTSFETPTTTELANRPTGAGGFNPDLHPQRARSLEAGLKGAAVVGDRVAASWQLAAYHTIVRDALVPFEVPGAAGRQFFRNAGRARHRGVEAAAQAVVGDALTLRAAYTVVDARFQQYTVRDTSYAGLRIPGVSPRRFDFSALLRAAHRGLVAVDLRAQDRMPANDVNRAWAAGYALVDARALTDALSMRGVSIAPFVGVTNALDARYVTAVTVNAAGARYFEPGARRAFYLGTDVAFGRR
- a CDS encoding vitamin K epoxide reductase family protein, which gives rise to MIYRMTIALGSLISGLVALYLHLWKLGLAGTLACGGAHGCEYVQGSRYGWFLGVDVALIGAVGYALLFVVALLGTAPRWEDEKWPTLALMALIFPALAFTVRLKYAEFVILHGFCPWCLVSAITITLCTVLVFLDWRRLRRLGVVG
- a CDS encoding DMT family transporter, coding for MSLSGVAARLRLLATALLFSTGGAGIKWTMLGAWQVSCFRSGVAAVAVWLFVPAARRRWGWRVLVVALAYAMTLTLFVIANKLTTAANAIFLQSTAPLWVLLAGPLVLRERATREDLVFMGVVALGMALFFVGADRPQATAPDPARGNVLAAISGVGYAGVVLGLRWVGRGRVPAESLSATADEAATEAPSGASDDAITTVIAGNVLACLVALPMALPLPPVHAADVVVVLYLGAVQIGLAYFLMSTAMPHVPALAASTILLVEPALNPLWAWLVHGERPAPLALAGGATIILGAAVKSWWDGRRLPFAQDAGQASA